One Dictyoglomus turgidum DSM 6724 DNA window includes the following coding sequences:
- a CDS encoding YgiQ family radical SAM protein yields the protein MNTERFLPINLYEARKRGWDEVEIIIITGDAYVDHPSFGASVIGRYLEYFGFRVGIIPQPNWKNKESFKVLGRPKLFFGITAGSVDSMVANYTPNKFRRKEDAYTEGGVPGKRPDRATIVYANFVHEIFPDVPIILGGIEASLRRFSHYDFWDDKVRHSILLDSRAKIIVYGMGEKQTLQIAKMLSEERSWYEIYQIPGIVFSLSEKEFESFMKDKEYILLPSFEEVSQDKDRYYDFQKLLLEGMKKRKILVQKDGKRFIVQNPPPTYTSQDLDLIYSLPFMRLPHPSYKEKIPAFETVKTSIVSHRGCFGSCTFCSLNLHQGWQVISRTERSILEEVYRLTRHKEFKGTISDVGGPTANMYKLRCKIHNVPGSCPERDCLFPDVCKYLEIDHSAQINLLRKIKEIEKVKHVFIASGIRYDIALKDEEYIREIIREGYIGGHLSTAPEHVKGHVLEIMKKPKFEVYERFVEAFEKNLKKYGKELYIIPYFISAHPGATIKDAWDLAMYVKGLGHYLEQIQDYTPLPLTPASCSFYTEYHTLRKEKIYVAKTYEERRLQRALVQHKDKKNREFLIKNKRKIPFPLEKLLG from the coding sequence GTGAATACTGAAAGATTTCTTCCTATAAATCTTTATGAAGCAAGAAAGAGAGGGTGGGATGAAGTTGAGATAATAATTATCACAGGAGACGCTTATGTAGATCATCCCTCTTTTGGAGCTTCAGTTATAGGAAGATATTTGGAATATTTTGGATTTAGGGTAGGAATAATTCCTCAACCTAACTGGAAGAATAAAGAGAGTTTCAAAGTATTAGGAAGACCAAAGCTCTTTTTTGGTATTACTGCAGGATCTGTAGATTCTATGGTTGCTAATTATACTCCCAATAAATTTAGGCGAAAGGAAGATGCATATACTGAAGGGGGAGTTCCTGGAAAAAGACCTGACAGAGCTACTATTGTATATGCTAATTTTGTCCATGAGATTTTTCCTGATGTCCCTATAATTCTTGGTGGAATTGAGGCGAGCCTTCGTAGGTTTTCCCATTATGATTTTTGGGATGATAAAGTAAGGCATTCTATTCTTCTCGATTCTAGGGCAAAGATCATAGTTTATGGAATGGGAGAAAAACAAACTTTACAAATTGCCAAGATGCTTTCCGAGGAAAGATCCTGGTATGAGATTTATCAAATTCCAGGAATTGTATTCTCCCTAAGTGAGAAAGAGTTTGAGAGTTTCATGAAAGACAAAGAATATATCCTTCTCCCTTCTTTTGAAGAGGTTTCTCAAGATAAGGATAGGTATTATGATTTTCAAAAATTACTTTTAGAAGGAATGAAAAAGAGAAAGATATTGGTACAAAAAGATGGGAAAAGATTTATTGTTCAAAATCCTCCTCCCACTTATACATCTCAAGATCTTGATCTTATTTATTCTTTACCTTTTATGAGGCTTCCTCATCCTTCATATAAAGAAAAAATTCCAGCTTTTGAGACTGTAAAAACCTCTATTGTCTCCCATAGGGGATGTTTTGGAAGTTGTACTTTTTGTTCTCTAAATCTTCATCAGGGATGGCAGGTAATATCAAGAACCGAAAGGTCAATTCTGGAAGAGGTTTATAGATTGACAAGACATAAAGAATTCAAAGGGACTATCTCTGATGTAGGAGGACCAACAGCAAATATGTATAAATTAAGGTGTAAAATTCATAATGTTCCTGGATCATGTCCAGAAAGGGATTGTCTTTTTCCTGATGTGTGTAAATATTTGGAGATTGATCATTCGGCTCAAATCAATCTCTTGAGAAAGATTAAAGAGATAGAAAAAGTAAAACATGTATTTATAGCTTCGGGTATAAGATACGATATTGCACTGAAGGATGAAGAATATATTAGGGAGATTATTAGAGAAGGCTATATTGGAGGACATTTATCTACTGCTCCTGAGCATGTAAAGGGACATGTTCTGGAAATTATGAAAAAGCCTAAATTTGAAGTATATGAAAGGTTTGTAGAGGCTTTTGAGAAAAATTTAAAAAAATACGGAAAAGAACTTTATATAATTCCCTACTTTATATCTGCACATCCTGGTGCAACCATTAAGGATGCATGGGATCTTGCCATGTATGTGAAGGGGCTTGGGCACTATTTGGAGCAGATTCAGGATTATACACCTCTTCCTCTAACTCCTGCATCTTGCTCCTTTTATACCGAATATCATACCTTGAGAAAAGAGAAAATTTACGTAGCAAAAACTTATGAAGAAAGAAGACTTCAAAGGGCTTTAGTTCAGCATAAAGATAAAAAGAATAGGGAGTTTTTGATAAAAAATAAAAGAAAAATTCCTTTCCCTTTGGAGAAGTTATTGGGTTAA
- a CDS encoding PAS domain-containing protein, with the protein MEKENFSNLVSIANDIVVMLNKVGNIQYINDRGCQLLGYEKEEILGKKLV; encoded by the coding sequence ATAGAAAAGGAGAATTTTAGTAATCTTGTTAGTATAGCTAATGATATAGTGGTTATGTTAAATAAAGTTGGAAATATTCAGTATATTAATGATCGTGGATGCCAGTTATTAGGCTATGAAAAAGAAGAAATCTTAGGAAAAAAACTGGTTTGA
- a CDS encoding MerR family DNA-binding protein yields the protein MEFIKCMRSAGVEIEALVKYVKLFQKGDSTLEERKKILIEQRDKLQKKIEEMQKALERLNYKIQAYETYIKEAEDKLKKKELTVK from the coding sequence ATAGAATTTATAAAATGCATGAGATCTGCAGGAGTCGAGATAGAAGCCTTAGTAAAATATGTAAAACTTTTTCAAAAAGGAGATTCAACCTTAGAAGAAAGGAAAAAAATATTAATTGAACAAAGGGATAAACTCCAAAAGAAAATAGAGGAAATGCAAAAAGCCCTTGAAAGGTTAAATTATAAAATACAAGCCTACGAGACCTATATTAAAGAGGCGGAAGATAAGCTTAAGAAAAAAGAACTAACTGTAAAGTAA
- a CDS encoding cation diffusion facilitator family transporter encodes MEVKRILGAMFLNLFMALLEVLGGVFSGSLALISDALHNINDFFALLISYLAEIISKNKKSNLNHTFGFRRVEILAALLNGVLLLGVFLFLIIEAFGRIKSPKEVEGIQTVIIGVIGLVGNILGASLLHEDSHHNLNIKGAFLHLLSDAISSVGVIIGALFIIFYRLYVADTIMSLLIAGFILYSSVDLIKETIHILMEGTPKGLNINEIQKIICQISGVKDIHHIHVWQISTKDYLFSAHVVVEDQKISEAQKIISQVKQALKDKFNIHHSTIEIESEDLLKEKECQCEY; translated from the coding sequence ATGGAGGTTAAAAGAATTTTAGGAGCTATGTTTTTAAATCTTTTTATGGCACTTTTAGAGGTTCTTGGTGGAGTTTTTTCGGGGAGTTTAGCACTTATAAGTGATGCTCTTCACAATATTAACGATTTTTTTGCTTTGCTTATTAGTTATCTTGCGGAAATAATTTCTAAAAACAAAAAGAGTAATTTAAATCACACCTTTGGATTTAGAAGAGTAGAGATTCTTGCTGCCCTTTTAAATGGTGTTTTACTTCTTGGAGTTTTTTTATTTTTGATTATAGAGGCTTTTGGTAGGATAAAATCTCCAAAGGAAGTAGAAGGGATTCAAACGGTTATAATTGGAGTTATAGGTCTTGTAGGTAATATTCTTGGAGCCTCACTTCTCCATGAAGATTCTCATCATAATTTAAATATTAAAGGTGCTTTTTTACATCTTCTTTCTGATGCCATATCTTCGGTAGGAGTTATTATAGGAGCCTTATTTATTATTTTTTACAGACTTTATGTTGCGGATACCATAATGTCTCTTCTTATTGCGGGATTTATTTTATATAGTTCTGTAGATCTAATTAAGGAGACCATACATATATTGATGGAAGGAACTCCAAAGGGACTTAATATTAATGAAATTCAAAAAATCATATGCCAAATTTCTGGAGTTAAAGATATACATCATATCCATGTTTGGCAGATATCTACTAAGGATTATCTTTTCTCAGCCCATGTGGTGGTTGAGGATCAAAAGATCTCAGAGGCTCAAAAAATAATTTCTCAAGTAAAGCAGGCTTTAAAGGATAAATTTAACATACATCATTCAACCATTGAGATAGAATCTGAGGATTTGCTTAAAGAGAAGGAGTGCCAGTGTGAATACTGA
- a CDS encoding flavodoxin, with protein sequence MSNILIVYYSWSGNTRKIAEIIQKETGGDVIEVIPENPYPSSYNATVEQAKKEIKMNYKPPIKTKVEDIEKYNIIFVGTPNWWSTIAPPIATFLSQHNLSGKNVIPFITHGGGGQGRIINDIKKLCPESKILEPFSTYEGGSKDLREKILEWLKKLQIKK encoded by the coding sequence ATGTCTAATATACTTATTGTGTATTATAGTTGGTCGGGAAATACGAGAAAAATTGCAGAGATAATCCAAAAGGAAACGGGGGGAGACGTAATAGAGGTAATTCCAGAAAATCCCTATCCTTCTTCTTATAACGCTACAGTAGAACAAGCAAAAAAAGAGATAAAAATGAATTATAAGCCTCCCATAAAAACAAAAGTGGAAGATATAGAAAAGTATAACATAATCTTTGTTGGCACCCCAAATTGGTGGAGCACCATTGCTCCTCCTATAGCAACCTTTCTCTCCCAACATAATTTATCAGGAAAAAATGTTATACCCTTCATAACCCATGGTGGAGGAGGACAAGGAAGAATAATAAACGATATTAAAAAACTATGCCCAGAATCTAAAATATTAGAGCCTTTCTCTACATACGAAGGTGGATCTAAAGACCTTAGAGAAAAGATCTTAGAGTGGCTAAAGAAATTACAAATTAAGAAATAA
- a CDS encoding glycosyl hydrolase, with protein MKFLLILLITFILIFSLNFSTDEIVVEAENGVLNGTYVAKNLPGYQGTGYVDGFDRDGDSCTITFEVKEAGMYELIIGYAAPYGYKENSLYVNGVFQTNVKFPPSQSFTTVYGGLIPLKSGKNTISIVKSWGWFLLDYFKIKKAELPTMNPTNKLVTPNPSKEAQKLMDYLVSIYGKYTLSGQMGYKDAFWIWNITDKFPAICGFDMIDYSPSRVERGASSRDVEDAIDWWNMGGIVQFQWHWNAPKGLYDTPGKEWWRGFYTNATSFDIEYALNHPESEDYKLIIRDIDAIAVQLKRLQEARVPILWRPLHEAEGRWFWWGAKGPEPCKKLWRLLFDRLVNYHKINNLIWVWTTTDSPDALKWYPGDEYVDIVGADVYLNDKNYSPSTGMFYNIVKIFGGKKLVALTENGIIPDPDLMKEQKAYWAWFMTWSGFENDPNKNEISHIKKVFNHPFVITKDELPNLKVEE; from the coding sequence ATGAAATTTTTATTAATTCTCCTCATTACTTTCATCCTAATTTTTTCTCTTAATTTTTCCACCGATGAAATAGTTGTTGAAGCAGAAAATGGAGTATTAAATGGTACCTATGTAGCAAAAAATCTCCCTGGATACCAAGGCACAGGTTATGTGGATGGGTTTGATAGGGACGGAGATTCCTGCACCATAACCTTTGAGGTCAAGGAGGCTGGAATGTATGAACTGATAATCGGATACGCTGCACCCTATGGATATAAAGAGAATTCTCTCTATGTTAATGGCGTATTCCAAACTAATGTAAAATTTCCTCCATCTCAAAGTTTCACAACGGTCTATGGAGGATTGATTCCTTTGAAAAGCGGAAAAAATACCATAAGCATAGTAAAAAGCTGGGGGTGGTTCCTTCTTGACTACTTTAAAATCAAAAAAGCAGAACTTCCCACTATGAATCCCACAAATAAATTAGTAACTCCCAATCCTTCAAAAGAAGCCCAAAAACTAATGGATTATTTAGTAAGTATATATGGAAAATACACTTTATCAGGACAGATGGGATATAAAGATGCCTTTTGGATTTGGAACATTACTGACAAATTCCCTGCTATATGTGGATTTGATATGATAGACTACTCTCCTTCAAGAGTAGAAAGAGGAGCTTCTTCAAGGGATGTGGAAGATGCTATAGATTGGTGGAATATGGGAGGAATTGTTCAATTTCAATGGCATTGGAATGCACCAAAAGGACTTTATGATACCCCAGGAAAGGAATGGTGGAGAGGCTTCTATACTAATGCCACCAGCTTTGACATAGAGTATGCTCTAAATCATCCTGAATCGGAGGATTACAAACTTATAATAAGGGATATAGATGCCATTGCAGTTCAATTAAAAAGACTTCAAGAAGCGAGAGTTCCTATACTCTGGAGGCCTTTACATGAGGCAGAGGGTAGATGGTTTTGGTGGGGTGCAAAGGGTCCTGAACCTTGCAAAAAGCTATGGAGATTACTTTTTGACAGGCTTGTAAACTACCATAAGATAAATAACCTTATATGGGTATGGACCACTACTGACTCTCCCGATGCCCTGAAATGGTATCCTGGAGACGAGTATGTAGACATTGTAGGTGCAGATGTCTATCTTAATGACAAAAATTATTCTCCTTCTACAGGTATGTTCTATAATATCGTAAAAATCTTTGGTGGAAAGAAATTAGTAGCTCTCACAGAAAATGGAATTATTCCAGATCCTGATTTAATGAAAGAACAAAAAGCCTACTGGGCATGGTTTATGACCTGGTCAGGATTTGAAAATGATCCCAATAAAAATGAAATTTCTCACATTAAAAAAGTATTTAATCATCCCTTTGTTATCACTAAAGATGAACTTCCTAATTTAAAAGTTGAAGAATAA